The window gaggcaacggaatgcgtcgtgttcatggggaggcaacggaatgcgtcgtgttcatggggaggcaacggaatgcgtcgtgttcatcgggaggcaacggaacgcgtgggagccaaccggttgggtcggaacagaatgcgtggtcgtgttcgtcgggagggcttggacggaacaggcgatggaaacgaggtctggcgtaccgcaaaatggaggaaacggtcttgtgttcgaccgaccacgttcaaaacgggatcctgttcatcgggaggggtctggcgtaccgcaaaacggaggaaacggacctcctacggtcagaacgggggtcctgttgatcgggaggggtgtggtgtaccgcaaaacggaggaaacggacttgtgttggagtgctacggtcgaaacgggggtcctgttgatcgggaggggtgtggcgtaccgcaaaacgggactccacgggatactgttcatctccaccgtcgacctcctccagcctccacgggctaccgtcgacctcctccagcctccacggactcctgttcatccagcctccaccgcgcgctactccaccggctactgttcaaccacccctccacgggcacccctccaccgtctactgttcatccagccctccacaccacggggtcctgttcaaccacccctccacgggcacccctccaccgtctactgtaaTTTTTGTAAATGTATACAGTAGATTTGTAATTTACAAACTAATTCAAGTCATTttaagctcaatcatatggatgtgAAGAAGGGATGTTAGGGTACTATAGCTTCCCTAACATCCCTTTGTGATGTTAGAGGATCTCATTCCCGACCCCTCGGGCTCTCCCCTGCCACTCCACTCGTCCCACTCCCTCTGGACGCTCCCTCTCCCTGGTTGCCCTCTCTCTCATGCGTGAGATCCGACCTCACCGAGCGCCATTGTCGTCGCCCCACCTTGCACCATCGCGGCGACCGCCTCCCCCGCGCCCCTCCAGCAAGCCCAGCCGGTCCATCGTCGGCTCCTACGATGGCCACGGCCACCAGCTCGCGCTAGGAGTCCCTGCCTCGTCGGGTCCGCGTCACCTTCAACCTCTGCACCCGCGGCGTTCTCCGTTGAATTCGGCGTCGACCGGTCGTCCCCGAGCCCGCTTTGCTCACCTGCAGGTCCCGGTGAGCTCCTAACTTCTTTCCCCCACCCCTCTCGTCGACGTTCGTACCCGTAGCCGTCATCCCCGCTATGGCCGAGCCCTCCGCCGCGTACGCTCGTCGTCGGCGTGGTTTCGGTGACCCGTTGGTCATGCGCGCATGCCCACTCGCTTTGTTGGCCCGCGTAGACGCCGTAGGTACCTCACGTCGCTCTTTTTGCTCGCCGTAGCCTAGATTCCTACGACGCCCGAAGTCCGGCGTCCGCTGCGGTGCTCGCCGCCGTCACCTCCGGACTCGTAACCACTCCGGTTGGACGCGGTGTCATCTTCCCATTCGAGCGCGCCAAGTCGCGTGAAAAACGGACGCCCGTAGGCGAATCCCGACGCTCCCCTGGCCGCTCTGTCGTGGTTTCGGCTCGTCAGAGCCACTCTGGCGCCGGCGTCCGACGTAGCGCCACGTGTCCTCCCCGTTGCCAATGACAGGTGGGCCATGTGGGTCCAGTCAACTTGGTTGACCAGTCAGCCGTGCTGACTAGGCTCACCGTGCCACTGACTGGTGGGCCACCGCCCCCTTAATCAACTAGATTAACAAAATTAATTAGATTAACCTAATTTCTCACTGTCCAGTGGGCCCTAGCTAACTAACTAGTTAAATTAGTTTAGTCTAAACTGCTAAACTAGCTGTGTCAATGACAGTGGGGTCCCATTCGTCAGGTTGACCCTAGTCAACTCAGTTGATTGCTGACATCAGGCTGATGCCGTAATTCTGTTTtccgaattaaattaaataataaCAATTTCAGAATATAATTAAAATtttagaaattcatagaaattaaaccgtaactcggatgaaaatgttttctacatgaaagttgctcagaacgacgagacgaatccgaataagCGGTCCGTTTACCTgccagatgcctctaactatctgaacatggaactttcccctcTGGTCTTCTGTCTggcacaggtccggaaccgggaaaacattcccggttgaatcccccttcacctatatcacGTAGTATTGCGTTCGAGCACCCCTAGCTCTGCTTGTTGACTTGTCATGTATCTTGTTTgctttgtatttactgtttctcccctcttatctccggtagacctcgagatcgctgttgatgcccctgtgatcgactgcTTCGACGACGACCCTCCTTCTCgcctgagcaaccaggcaagccccccctttgatcatcccgatatcgcccatttcctttctctcatgcttgcattagattttgctactgtaattgtttgctcctattctgatgcatagcctgcttttgtaacctgcttattgttacctacctgcttatcctaaactgcttagtataggttggttagtgatccatcggtgacccccaccttgtccttgttgcccctgcttcatcatcgaagacccgatcaacgggatcgaagaccaggccccggcactgCACATCACTtcccccttagttgctcgacactactgggttactatcgagtgctgagggtgagacctcatcaacacttctgatgttaagcctgtagtgtagctattcggtcgtggtcatcgagggtgattccgccttaaccacttctgatacgactctgtcgtgcaacccctcaagtgtgaacctcgagggtggatcctcttacgttcaccttgatgattacatcgagtggaatccgtcaagggtgattcctcaggttttccccttggtgttagacacacggttactatggttactatgactttaaactgaaccctgttactaaagacgggtcgaccctgaggggcacccgcgcgagcatatttgcgagtgatgaggagtcggttgacctggaaggtgcccgtgagataattacgaggcgtggccgggcattcttagtccttggcgcaagtcctcgagacgaggcgacggggtcacatctttcgtgagtctctgcttgttaccacgcggatatttgatccgaggggcctctggcctgatagcactaaccatcacgtgggcatagtatgggcattctgcgtcgtatgcatcggccgaagcttaatagatgtcagcgactgagcggcgcgcgccgggttggactgcgtaagcacctgccttttgaaggaggtagctaggtttGCTCACCGGctgccctcgcaacatgcaggagttcccggggcgatggcccaagacccctgggggcataggtttagtccggtgtgcttgacctctctatgaagcctaggtcgggttgcggcgtattgattggccaaggccgggcatgacccaggaaagtgtgtccggccggagttaatcgagcgtggtgggtaagttggtgcacccctgcatggaagaaaacatctatcgatagcctgtcctacggtaacggacactcggagttgtatcccgatcgacacaactagaactggatgctGAGGCATGTTTTGGATATGTTGCTtcgggagtcgagaaaggatcccGGAGCGTTGATACAACAACATAAATATGACTTATGGTATAccactctactccctcctgttgctgcaagatggtggtttccagaagatgctagtcttcgataggactagcttctccccctcttattctggcatttctgcagcccagtccacatatacagccttcctttgataatgttgcatatgtagtgtagatccttgcttgctgagtacttcggatgagtactcacggttgctttgcttcctcttttccccctttttccatttttctcggatgtcgcaaccagatggtggagcccaggatccagacgacaccaccgacgactactactagcccgagggtgcctactactacgtggaggccaccgacgaccaggagtagttaggaggctcccaggcaggaggccttgccttttcgatcgatgtttcttttgtgctagccttcttaaggcaaacttgtttaactcatgtctgtactcagatattatggcttccgctgactcttgtgtattcgagcttatgtatttcgagccctcgaggcccctggcttgtaatataaagcttgtattatttcaatttgtgtctagagttgtgttgtgatatctttccgtgagtccttgatcttgatcgtacacatttgtgtgtatgattagtgtacgattgaatcgagggcgtcacagtATGTAAGTTCCGACACATCAATCCATATCGATCTTTTTTGACCAAACAAAACTCTAGAAGATGCAAAATTTGTAGAAAACTAAAACAACTTAGCATGCTGCCTTGAATTGGTCATATAAGCCAACCAAAAAAAGGGGTCATTTGACGGATCTGGAGAAACAACATGCTCTCACACAAAGGTTTCTCGCCTACATGGTCACCCTATGAACATGGTGTTTTTTTTTTGGACATTCGTGAAATGATCCCATGTTTTTTCAGTGGGTTGGCATGCCCATGGTGGGCATGCATGTCAGGTTTGAAGGAAAAATATATTTAAAACCATAATTTAAATAGGTATTTTAAAGCTGTTATTTTATGTTTTTAACATAACTAATAAATACAAAGGGATAAAATTGAAAATAGTAAATGCTTTTCTAAAAGCATTTAATAAATATTTACAGGAAAAAATAAATCATAATTTAGAACAGTTACTTAAAACTGTATTTTGGTATCCAAACAATATTTCAAATTTTTGAACATGTtccaaaaagaaaaaggaaaaaattcaaaaatagaaATACAAAttaatgaaaaaacaaaataaaaatgaaaaaatagaaaagaaaaaaatgctTAGGACTTGGCCAACTATGCGACGGCATCGCTCCCGTTGGGCGCCTATTTGGCCGGCCCAACCGctcatggatttgaaaaaagttcatcgattttgaaaagtAATGTTCTCAAATTTAAAAAACACGGGCTTTGAAAAGAAGTTCATAAAAGTACAAAAGAGTTCATGGATTCTAAGAAAGTTCAAGGATTTAAAAACGAAGTTCGAGAATTTaagaaaatgtttgtgaattaGAAAAGTTAATTATTTAAAAATGTTTTGTGATTTttaataaagaaaagaaaatggaaaaataaagagaaaaataaaaaagcaCAAGAATAACCGGACAAAAAAACCgaaaaaaggaaaaccaaacaaTGATACTAAACCACGCACTCGCCACTAATTACAACCAGGGACGTCAATGGTTGAATACGGACAATACCTAGTGAAACAACAAGGCCCATGCAATTGGAGACATGTGGGCACCTGGTGGAACCACCGGGATACTAAACCAGACAACCAGAGCTTTGTGGTTTAGTACCACCTAGCCAATTGATGAGAATTGCAACGGAGGGATGGCTATAAAAGCTTGGAGTCTAGACAATTATTTTTCACGCGCTCCGTCGGTCTCACAATGCGAGCATAATTTTAGTTTTTCTCTGTTTTGGTTAATTCAGTTTAACCAAATGGTTTTTGGGTTTTAACCAAAAAAACAAATGCCAAATGGTTTCCAAATTTTGAAACTGAAACCAACAACTGAAAAAAGAAATTTGGTTAGGTTTGTTTTTTTAGTGTCGGTTCGGTTTTGCACAACCTGACTAGGCGGCAAATAATTGAGGCCCAGCTAGCAGGAGTGAGTTGGGCCAGCCCAGTTACAGGTGTAACGTGCGAGTCGCCTTTCATGTACCAGGCAGTCGctagtttttcttcttcttctttgttttttgttttgtttcctATTTGggtttttctttctatttttttgTTTCTCAGATTTCTCTCTCTTCCAGTTTGGTGTCTCCCCTAGTTTCTTCTTGTTttagttttttttccttttttcagaTTTGGTTCTTCCTTTGGTATTTTTCTTCCGTTTTCTTTTTTCTATGTGTGTttacttttttctttttcttctctttttgtTTATTTATACAAAGAGTTTACCCATGTATTAATAAAAAATCATCAtacattcaaaaaatgttcaccataTATTAAGAGAGTGTTCAATATATTTTTTGAAAGTGTTCGTGTGTATTTGAAAATGTTCAGCGTAGCGTTTAACACAAAAGTGTTCAATGTGTATTTAAATATTGTTCAGTGTATAtgaaaaaaatgttcaatgtgtactTAAATATTGTCAACATCTATCacaaaaatgttaaatgtgtatttAAATACGGTTAAACGTATGTTACAGAAATGTTCAGTGtatatttaaaaatatttattgtATATAAAAATTCAAtaattgttcagaatttcaaaaCTTTGTACACATTTTTCATTTTTTGTTCACTTTTCAAAAACAATTCATATTCTAATTTCTTTTtgaatttcaaaatttgttcacaatttttagTTATTCGCACTTTTTAAATGAAATGTGTTCACATTTTTTCAACAAATGTTGAAGCTTTTGAAAAAACCGTATCTGTCGCTATACTTAGTATTTTAATTATATTGCTGCAATTTGGCCACGAACACTTGTTAGCTCAACTGGCTATTAACACTGCAGCCGAGCTATAGGTTGGGAGTTTGACTCCCCACTCCCGCACTTTATTTTTCCTGACATTTAGTTCGACGCATCCTTTTTTTGTGCCAAAGTGGGGAAGAAAGAAAAGCGATCTCGCGGCCGCCACTCGAGAGCTCcactccaccgccgtcctccgACGGCTCCCCTCGGTCATGTGGtgagcgcggggggggggggggggggggggcattagTAGTTTAGGTTTTTCGGCTATTTATCGTCTTGGCTCTGATGTTGGCGATGGCGCGCTGAACAGATTTAGCCTTTGTTTGGGGATGGATTTGTTTGGGGCTTCAGATCCTTTTCCGATGAGACGATCCGGACTTTGTTTGGGGATGGATTTAGAAACCAATCTATTCAAGCAAGGATGGCGTGGCAGCGTCATTCTCATGGTGGACTTGTGTTCTTGGGCTCAGCCCTTGCGACGGCGTTTGCTCCAGCGTCGGCGCATAGTTTAAGAGGTAGTCAAGGAGCGGATGTAGATTGTGGTCTGCATTGGCAGCATTTAGAATATGGTGGATCCTGTGCTAGGTTCGTGGTTCCTGGCAGACAGGTATGGTTTCCTTCTCCGATGTCTTGGTCGTGCGGGGATGACAGATCTGAAGTTTGATGACGTGCCCGGTGTGTTGCCCCGGTCTAAATCGTTCAATGGCAATAGCTCCGTCTCTGGTGAGCCATCTTGGAGTTCCCAAAGTTGTATATTAGTGATAGCTTCCTTTGGATTAGTTGATTGTGGGCTGCATACAGGAAGCTATGTAAAGCTAGATTGCTTTAGGAATTTAATCACGTGTAGAAATCGAAGGGTTAGTGCTTCTTTCTGAAAATTAATTGTTGTACCTTGGTACCCGTGTTTTTGTCCAGAGGCCCAAAAAACTCGAGGGAGTAGGTCTTACTTTATGTCTCTCTTACAACATAACCATCGCACAGACAAGAAAGGGTGGCCTATCTCTGCAACTCGCCTGATACCAGCAACAACATGACCCTCTCTTTTTTGCTATTTAACATGGGTGTTTTGACTCGGTACAATCCCCTGGCCCAATGTCAAAGCGTTTGCAGTATATGGGCAGAGTCAGGCCAAACATCATGTGTCACTTTAAGCCTGGTATGGTGAAAGCGTTTGCAGGTATCACTTTTCTTTATTGTTGGTTCAATGCAATTTTTGATCTTCAAACCATGGCGTACaatcagaggaagaagaagacttgTATGATTTAATTTTAATTTTTATTGATCGTTCTACGTCTAGTTTGTCTATCCATTGTGTTGGCTTTTGTTTTTCTTAATCTAAGATACCATTTGGGTGTCTTTACTtaaccccaccccccccccccaccccaaaATGATGGTGGTGTGTAGAAAGAGAACCAAGCCTGCATGTCCATGATGATCTTGTTCTACATTGTAGATGTCAAAGAGACCTTTCCACCCACTGACAACGAGGTGTCCATCTTCTAGCGACGTCGAGTAGGTGGATGATATGTCCGTCTCGTCATATACAATGCTCTCATGTCACCACTACGTTGAGCCTGCGTTTGCTCATGCACCACATGCCCTGAGAGTTGCCGTTGCAAAAACATAATTGGTAATAACATATAAGTATATTTATATAGTAAGCACTCTATTAAATTAAAAAAATACATATGGATAATTAGACATTGAAATCAACACATATACTCTCTCCGTGCCGATGTATTAGTCACAATGCAAAAATCAAATAATCTCAAAACTCTTAAGCGTGATGCATTAACTACTCCATCTTCTCTGTTTTTTGTCACGAAAAAAGAAATCAACCAATAGAAGACGTGAGACGTGTATGTATCTAGTGACTTGAGACTACTTAGCACAATATGGAATGGTCAATTCTCTCCATGCAATGGTATAATTAGCAAATAAATATCAAGTTCTTCATTTTTCCCGGTCACAATGCACAACCTAAAATGGctaaggctagccatagtgggagtaacttaggtagTAACCTAACACATCCCAAAACAATTCTGCTTATGTGGTAAGTATTTAATGAGGAAAGAGGTGTTTGTGGTAATATAATATGTTACTATAACATAGCGCTTTCCGAGGCAAAATGAGTCTATGAGCTAATAAATAAAGACATCTACTCGTACTACTACTACTCCCttctttccggtttatagggcttatctcaaaaaatttatttttttattttataaggctcaatttggttgttttccatcacatgttcagattccaagaaAATTAACCAATGATACTTTATGCATGGATGCATggcaattaatacattggtaaacataattttttgaagaaaacaagagcattaattgggtgcttttgcaaactacaaaaagtattccatcACTCACCATCtgtcttggttggtgagatttttgaattgagctcTATAAAcgggaaaggagggagtatgttactttgcactatgaatgtagtaacatagactagtgtcatgcatatgacactagtagtataagttactccccaTTGTACCAGCCTAATGCATCGGTATGAGGGAGTAATGCATTCGATGGCGCGTGGCCCATGTTGTATCTGACACGTGTGCCTACGGCGCAAAGGATCCGCTCCCCGCGACACGTGTGCCTGTGTACAGCGGTTAACCTCTGGTAGCATATCCCCCAATCTGCTGTTCGCTGTGTGTCTCCTCCTCTCTTGCTCGCCCGCTCGCGTTCACCACGAAGCGCAATCGCAGCACTCCGCCTCGTCGCTCGGAGCACCGCGCCATGCGCCGCCCATGGAAGCACCCCACCGCGCGCCACGGCGCCGCCGAGCTCTGCTTTCGCGAGGTCGGCGACCTCCTCCCCCGCCGCTTcgctcgccgcgccgccgcctccgagGTCCCCCTCCCTCCCCCAGTCACTCTCCGCTTCCCTCCCCCCAATCGTGCTTCGATCGATCCATCAGGGGTGCGGATCAGCATAGGTACTAGCCAGCCATGTGCCATTGGCCAGCTGTGGATCGTGCTGCGGAGTGTTCGGGTCGTGGTCTTCTTGCCGTTTTAACTGAGATTTAGTGTTGGGTGGGATTGGGCCACTGCTGATGTTAGCCCACGCAAATTGGCTTCTCGAATTGGTGCTTGGGGATCACAGTCATGCAGGAGTATTATTTTGGTCATTGATTGCCTCTTGCATTGGACTATAACGTGGGTTGTGATGATCGGGGAATGAGTTCATAATGGTATTTTAATACTATGTGACAGAATCTTCTAAATGCAGAGCGGTATCTTGACCTCGTGATTTGGCAATCAAAAGGATCTGATTGAATAGCTTGACCTGAATCCTGAACTGCTCATTAGCTTCTTCCTTATCAAGTACTACTAACAAATAGACTGAATGTGTAATGTATGCATTTATTTTATGCTGTTACTTGCTAATGTAAGTGCTGTCATACAGGAGCTCGTAATGCGCCTCCAGATTCATAGGAAGCTCAACAAGCACACAGGATGCGTGAACACGGTGGGCTTCAATGCCGCTGGTGACACCCTCATATCTGGGTCAGACGATCAGAGGGTAATGCTGTGGGATTGGGACACTGGTGCAGTTAAAATGCAGTTCCATTCGGGCCATGGCGATAATGTATTCCAAGCACGGTTCATGCCTTACACGAATGATCGCACCATCGTCACCTGCTCTGCTGATGGCGAGGTAGATGTGTTAATTTCTCTttcatatactccctctgttcctaaatgtaagtctttttagagattccaacaagggactacatacggagcaaaatgagtgaatctacactctaaaatatgtctatatacatccgtatgttgtagtccatttgaaatctctaaaaagaattatatttaggaacggagggagtacttcacaTGATGTTTCAGATGGTGATAGTAAGTTCAGAGGTTACAATCTGTTAATTCAATCAGGTGAGAGTTGCCAAGATCCAGGATGGCCGGGATGTGCTTACTTCATTGCTTGGTGAACATGATGGAAGGGCTCACAAGTTGGCTATAGAGCCTGGAAGCCCTTATATTTTCTATAGTTGTGGCGAAGATGGCCATGTCCAACATGTAAGGTCCCAATCCCCAAAACATGCCCTTTCACTCTCATGTGTGCACATGCAACATTTTATCTTTGTATCTGACTGCTTGTAGTTAACCATTTTCACTTCGGTGCAGTTTGATTTGAGGACAGATACAGCCACAGAATTATTCATTTGCAGAAAACCTGTGGCTAAATCAGGATACTCCTCTCATGTCCGTCTTAATGCAATCACAATTGATCCACGGAATCCAAATCTTCTTGCAGTTGCGGGGAACAATTCTTATGCTCGTGTCTATGACATCCGTAAATGCAAGTCGGGTGGATCATCTGATTTCGCTCAGCCATCTGACTGTTATTGTCCACCACATCTTATTGGCAATAAGAATGTTGGAATAACAGGGTTAGCATTCTCTCACCAGAGTGAGTTGCTTGTATCTTACAATGATGAGAATATTTACCTCTTCCCTAAAAATGGTGGGCTGGGACCCGACCCAAAATCATCCGTCAAAATTGGAGGCGGTGAAGGGTCCAACTCAACAGTGTTTGCatctggtgaagatgttgatctACCTGCGCCTCAGGTATATGTTGGGCATCGCAATTGTGAGACTGTGAAGGGTGTGACTTTTATTGGGCCAAATCATGAATATGTTGCCAGTGGGTCAGACTGTGGTCGGTTATTTATTTGGAGGAAGAGAGATGGGAAATTTTTACGGGCAATGGAGGGTGATGAATGCATAGTCAATTGTATTGAGCCCCATCCTCATGCTATGACAATTGCAAGCAGTGGAATTGATAATGATGT is drawn from Aegilops tauschii subsp. strangulata cultivar AL8/78 chromosome 1, Aet v6.0, whole genome shotgun sequence and contains these coding sequences:
- the LOC109766960 gene encoding uncharacterized protein — its product is MRRPWKHPTARHGAAELCFREVGDLLPRRFARRAAASEELVMRLQIHRKLNKHTGCVNTVGFNAAGDTLISGSDDQRVMLWDWDTGAVKMQFHSGHGDNVFQARFMPYTNDRTIVTCSADGEVRVAKIQDGRDVLTSLLGEHDGRAHKLAIEPGSPYIFYSCGEDGHVQHFDLRTDTATELFICRKPVAKSGYSSHVRLNAITIDPRNPNLLAVAGNNSYARVYDIRKCKSGGSSDFAQPSDCYCPPHLIGNKNVGITGLAFSHQSELLVSYNDENIYLFPKNGGLGPDPKSSVKIGGGEGSNSTVFASGEDVDLPAPQVYVGHRNCETVKGVTFIGPNHEYVASGSDCGRLFIWRKRDGKFLRAMEGDECIVNCIEPHPHAMTIASSGIDNDVKLWTPSAVERARVVNVEELKPRKRKAKLWQFALPEELVWHVLASRRRQPAAGEDSSEDLEDNTELLNLVLRAANRDNLSDESDEDEKTSDGSGE